One region of Bubalus kerabau isolate K-KA32 ecotype Philippines breed swamp buffalo chromosome 6, PCC_UOA_SB_1v2, whole genome shotgun sequence genomic DNA includes:
- the LOC129654727 gene encoding cornifin-like: MSSYQQKQPFTPPPEPEQQQVKQPCQPPPPPQKPFVPIIEEPCLPKVPQTDNTKVPEQGYSTLPEPCSIRDPEPVYTNVPQPGNTKVPEVYPSVVIPGPNQQKDNQK, translated from the coding sequence ATGAGTTCATATCAGCAGAAACAGCCCTTCACTCCACCCCCTGAGCCTGAGCAGCAGCAGGTGAAACAGCCCTGCCAGCCTCCACCTCCACCTCAGAAACCATTTGTTCCCATAATTGAGGAGCCATGCCTTCCAAAGGTTCCACAAACGGACAACACCAAGGTTCCCGAGCAAGGCTATTCCACACTTCCGGAGCCATGTTCCATCAGAGATCCGGAGCCAGTCTACACCAACGTCCCTCAGCCTGGAAATACCAAGGTGCCTGAGGTGTACCCCTCAGTGGTCATTCCAGGCCCAAACCAGCAGAAGGACAACCAGAAGTAA